In Capillimicrobium parvum, a genomic segment contains:
- the coxB gene encoding cytochrome c oxidase subunit II, whose product MRAESVRRGGRRAVVLVAALVLVLLAAGPAEAGTLLPERGGSPNADRIASLYTVVLVLAGLVFAGVTCALAFALWRYRERRNPVAAQIHGNTRLEIAWTLAATALIVFIAAFSLSKLGAIENADTAAASPAAVAAGVVAPGDGQALHIEVVGRQYVWMYRYPGGAYSYGEMVAPTGVTVKLDIVSVDVAHSWWIPKLGGKFDAIPGYVSHTWFRISRPGLYRGQCAELCGRNHANMLAQVRAVAPEEYAAWTRRQKRLIAEAEAARNRDAPSFASHGAG is encoded by the coding sequence GTGCGGGCGGAGTCGGTCAGGCGTGGCGGGCGGCGGGCGGTCGTGCTCGTCGCCGCGCTGGTCCTGGTCCTCCTGGCCGCCGGCCCCGCGGAGGCCGGGACGCTGCTTCCCGAGCGCGGAGGCTCGCCCAACGCGGACCGGATCGCCTCGCTCTACACCGTCGTGCTCGTCCTCGCCGGCCTCGTCTTCGCCGGCGTGACGTGCGCGCTCGCCTTCGCGCTGTGGCGCTACCGCGAGCGGCGCAACCCGGTCGCCGCGCAGATCCACGGCAACACGCGCCTGGAGATCGCCTGGACGCTCGCGGCCACCGCGCTGATCGTCTTCATCGCCGCCTTCTCGCTGAGCAAGCTCGGCGCCATCGAGAACGCCGACACCGCCGCGGCGAGTCCCGCCGCCGTCGCCGCGGGGGTCGTCGCACCCGGCGACGGCCAGGCGCTGCACATCGAGGTCGTCGGCCGGCAGTACGTCTGGATGTACCGCTACCCCGGCGGCGCGTACTCCTACGGCGAGATGGTCGCCCCGACCGGGGTGACCGTGAAGCTCGACATCGTCTCCGTCGACGTCGCGCACTCGTGGTGGATCCCCAAGCTCGGCGGCAAGTTCGACGCGATCCCCGGCTACGTCAGCCACACGTGGTTCCGCATCTCGCGCCCCGGCCTCTATCGCGGGCAGTGCGCCGAGCTGTGCGGGCGCAACCACGCCAACATGCTCGCCCAGGTCCGCGCGGTCGCGCCCGAGGAGTACGCCGCGTGGACGCGGCGCCAGAAGCGCCTGATCGCCGAGGCCGAGGCGGCCCGCAACCGCGACGCGCCGAGCTTCGCGTCGCACGGAGCCGGCTGA
- the ctaD gene encoding cytochrome c oxidase subunit I, with product MAVIERPATRALPAGPPQIAATRLERPRRARWVDWVSTTDHKRIGILYLTTAFAFFMVGGVEALLMRTQLAVPSNTLLAPQTYNQILTMHGTTMVFLVVMPLWAGFANYVVPLQIGARDMAFPRLNALSYWLYLAGGIVFYATLFFSPPEAGWTAYTPLSTGPYIPGNGTDAWIFLIHLTGTSSILGSINVTVTIANMRTRGMGWGRVPLFCWSLVAQAIMVMLTLPVVAGAVTMMLTDRHFGSCFFEPSCGGSAMLYQHLFWFFGHPEVYIMILPAFGVISEVLPVFARKPIFGYKAIAASSVGIAFLSMLVWAHHMFATPMATVVLAFFMLSSMLIAIPTGVKILNWVATLFRGSIHFATPLYFAAGFLVLFTLGGITGVIIAIFPIDRQVHDTYFIVAHFHFVLVAGAVSGVMAALYYWFPKITGRRLSEPLGKLSFWLQFVGFVGTFLIQHSLGLSGMPRRIYTYGESTGWGTGNLISTCGAFVLGVGVVVTVVNVLWSLRHGRRVGPDPWRANTLEWLTLSPPPPHNFDVQPVVRSVEPMRDIRRRVAEQTAGGGER from the coding sequence ATGGCGGTCATCGAGCGCCCGGCCACGCGCGCGCTGCCGGCCGGCCCGCCGCAGATCGCCGCCACCCGCCTCGAGCGCCCGCGCCGTGCGCGCTGGGTCGACTGGGTCTCGACGACCGACCACAAGCGCATCGGGATCCTCTACCTGACCACCGCGTTCGCGTTCTTCATGGTCGGCGGCGTCGAGGCGCTGCTCATGCGCACGCAGCTCGCGGTGCCGTCGAACACGCTGCTCGCGCCGCAGACCTACAACCAGATCCTCACGATGCACGGGACGACGATGGTCTTCCTCGTCGTCATGCCGCTGTGGGCGGGCTTCGCCAACTACGTCGTGCCGCTGCAGATCGGCGCGCGCGACATGGCGTTCCCGCGCCTGAACGCCCTGTCGTACTGGCTGTATCTCGCGGGCGGCATCGTCTTCTACGCGACGCTGTTCTTCTCGCCGCCGGAGGCCGGGTGGACCGCCTACACGCCGCTGTCGACCGGTCCGTACATCCCGGGCAACGGCACCGACGCCTGGATCTTCCTCATCCATCTCACCGGGACCAGCTCGATCCTCGGCTCGATCAACGTCACGGTGACGATCGCGAACATGCGCACGCGGGGGATGGGATGGGGCCGCGTGCCGCTGTTCTGCTGGTCGCTCGTGGCCCAGGCGATCATGGTGATGCTCACCCTGCCGGTCGTCGCGGGGGCGGTGACGATGATGCTCACCGACCGCCACTTCGGCAGCTGCTTCTTCGAGCCCTCGTGCGGCGGGTCGGCGATGCTCTACCAGCACCTCTTCTGGTTCTTCGGCCACCCCGAGGTCTACATCATGATCCTGCCGGCCTTCGGCGTGATCTCGGAGGTCCTGCCGGTCTTCGCGCGCAAGCCGATCTTCGGCTACAAGGCGATCGCCGCGTCGAGCGTCGGCATCGCGTTCCTGTCGATGCTCGTGTGGGCGCACCACATGTTCGCCACGCCGATGGCGACCGTGGTCCTGGCGTTCTTCATGCTCTCGTCGATGCTGATCGCCATCCCCACGGGGGTGAAGATCCTCAACTGGGTGGCGACGCTGTTCCGCGGCTCGATCCACTTCGCCACGCCGCTGTACTTCGCCGCCGGCTTCCTGGTGCTGTTCACCCTCGGCGGGATCACGGGGGTGATCATCGCGATCTTCCCCATCGACCGGCAGGTGCACGACACCTACTTCATCGTCGCCCACTTCCACTTCGTGCTCGTCGCCGGTGCGGTGTCGGGGGTCATGGCCGCGCTGTACTACTGGTTCCCGAAGATCACGGGCCGCCGGCTCTCCGAGCCGCTGGGCAAGCTCTCGTTCTGGCTCCAGTTCGTCGGGTTCGTCGGCACGTTCCTCATCCAGCACTCGCTCGGCCTGTCGGGGATGCCCCGCCGCATCTACACGTACGGCGAGAGCACCGGCTGGGGCACCGGCAACCTGATCTCGACCTGTGGTGCGTTCGTCCTCGGCGTCGGCGTCGTGGTGACCGTCGTCAACGTGCTGTGGAGCCTGCGACATGGACGGCGCGTCGGCCCGGACCCGTGGCGCGCGAACACGCTCGAGTGGCTGACGCTGTCGCCGCCGCCGCCGCACAACTTCGACGTCCAGCCGGTCGTGCGCTCCGTCGAGCCGATGCGCGACATCCGCCGCCGGGTCGCCGAGCAGACCGCGGGCGGGGGGGAGCGATGA
- a CDS encoding 4Fe-4S dicluster domain-containing protein yields MTYVINEPCIATKDTSCVEVCPVDCIHPAPDEPGFEEHDQLYIDPEECIDCDACVEACPVDAITPEDMVPPEWQRFIAINAGYYQRTRG; encoded by the coding sequence ATGACCTACGTCATCAACGAGCCGTGCATCGCCACCAAGGACACCTCGTGCGTCGAGGTGTGCCCCGTCGACTGCATCCATCCCGCGCCCGACGAACCGGGATTCGAGGAGCACGACCAGCTCTACATCGATCCCGAGGAGTGCATCGACTGCGACGCGTGCGTCGAGGCCTGCCCGGTCGACGCGATCACGCCCGAGGACATGGTGCCGCCGGAGTGGCAGCGGTTCATCGCGATCAACGCCGGCTACTACCAGCGGACGCGCGGCTGA
- a CDS encoding sensor histidine kinase, whose protein sequence is MHPVAPDESPPPRFAELRAHSMLWGVVLVNVAVLAVGAVLLIVTPVRITPKIAAAEAAIVIGGFLTMAAVSLVLLRGVLAPLRRLAAVMRDVDPRDPGRRLDVRHARYAEVIAVTRAFNAMLDRLEDERRESSRRVLEAQEAERVRIARELHDDIGQTLTATAIEAERAAGAGADERSESLRRAATSVRESLDDVRRIARELRPEALDDLGLVNALISLCRRVEAQSGVRVRIEAAGSLPKLSPEIELVVYRVAQESLTNVIRHAGARHAVLALDADAAGVTLTVRDDGAGPGAAGDGAPGTGVTGMRERAMLVGGRLTLGSAPGGGTEVALRIPAGLTARPDPAGSHTG, encoded by the coding sequence ATGCACCCCGTCGCACCAGATGAGTCGCCGCCGCCGCGGTTCGCCGAGCTGCGCGCCCACTCGATGCTCTGGGGCGTGGTGCTGGTCAACGTCGCGGTGCTCGCGGTCGGCGCCGTCCTGCTGATCGTCACGCCCGTGCGCATCACGCCGAAGATCGCCGCGGCGGAGGCGGCGATCGTCATCGGCGGGTTCCTCACGATGGCGGCGGTCAGCCTCGTGCTCCTGCGCGGCGTGCTGGCGCCGCTGCGCCGGCTGGCGGCGGTCATGCGCGACGTCGATCCGCGCGACCCGGGGCGCCGGCTGGACGTGCGCCATGCCCGCTACGCGGAGGTCATCGCCGTCACGCGCGCGTTCAACGCGATGCTCGACCGCCTCGAGGACGAGCGGCGCGAGAGCAGCCGCCGCGTGCTCGAAGCGCAGGAGGCCGAGCGCGTGCGGATCGCGCGCGAGCTGCACGACGACATCGGGCAGACGCTGACCGCCACGGCGATCGAGGCCGAGCGGGCCGCCGGCGCGGGCGCCGATGAACGGTCGGAGTCGCTGCGCCGTGCGGCCACGTCGGTGCGCGAGAGCCTGGACGATGTGCGCCGGATCGCGCGCGAGCTGCGCCCCGAGGCGCTCGACGACCTCGGGCTGGTCAACGCGCTCATCTCGCTCTGCCGGCGCGTGGAGGCCCAGAGCGGCGTGCGGGTGCGCATCGAGGCCGCCGGGTCGCTGCCGAAGCTGTCGCCGGAGATCGAGCTCGTCGTCTACCGGGTCGCGCAGGAGAGCCTGACGAACGTGATCCGGCACGCCGGCGCCCGCCACGCGGTGCTTGCGCTGGACGCGGACGCGGCGGGCGTGACCCTGACCGTCCGCGACGACGGCGCCGGTCCGGGCGCGGCGGGCGACGGCGCCCCGGGCACCGGGGTCACCGGCATGCGCGAGCGGGCGATGCTCGTCGGAGGCAGGCTGACGCTCGGATCGGCTCCCGGCGGAGGGACCGAGGTGGCGCTGCGCATCCCGGCCGGCCTCACGGCTCGACCAGACCCCGCCGGATCGCATACCGGGTGA
- a CDS encoding response regulator — MAVPLKTRILLADDHAVVRAGLRLVLDAEPDLEVVLEASDGAEAVELGLSADIHLAVLDVSMPRLTGLQAARELSQRRPELRLLMLSMHDNEQYFFEALKAGASGYVLKTAANAEFVEACRATMRGEPFLYPSAATALIRDYLERARRGDATPTDPLTPRELQILKLIAEGHTSEEIAAMLVISKKTVDRHRANILEKLGMRNRVELTRYAIRRGLVEP; from the coding sequence GTGGCCGTTCCGCTGAAGACCCGCATCCTGCTCGCCGACGACCACGCCGTCGTGCGGGCCGGGCTGCGGCTCGTGCTCGACGCCGAGCCCGATCTCGAGGTCGTCCTCGAGGCATCAGACGGTGCTGAGGCGGTCGAGCTCGGCCTGTCGGCGGACATCCACCTCGCGGTGCTTGACGTCTCCATGCCGCGGTTGACCGGGCTGCAGGCGGCCCGCGAGCTGTCCCAGCGGCGCCCCGAGCTGAGGCTCCTGATGCTCTCGATGCACGACAACGAGCAGTACTTCTTCGAGGCCCTCAAGGCGGGCGCGTCGGGCTACGTCCTCAAGACCGCGGCCAACGCCGAGTTCGTGGAGGCGTGCCGGGCGACGATGCGCGGCGAGCCGTTCCTCTATCCGTCGGCGGCGACCGCGCTGATCCGCGACTACCTCGAACGGGCGCGGCGCGGCGACGCGACGCCGACCGATCCGCTGACCCCCCGCGAGCTGCAGATCCTCAAGCTGATCGCCGAGGGCCACACGAGCGAGGAGATCGCCGCGATGCTCGTCATCAGCAAGAAGACCGTCGATCGTCATCGGGCGAACATCCTCGAGAAGCTGGGCATGCGCAATCGCGTCGAGCTCACCCGGTATGCGATCCGGCGGGGTCTGGTCGAGCCGTGA
- a CDS encoding NAD(P)/FAD-dependent oxidoreductase, translating to MSRAPERLEQRAQRANLHSVHVLKRPESEAVAMQSRKHLRGRAERARHVVVAGGGIAGLETVLALRRLAGDHVRLTLVTRAALMVERPAAVAEPFPRAIAFNSNHDVRAFAHDQGVDLVFDRLVEVHGPGRTVLLASGRRPSFDALVIATGAGLRNALPGATTFRGRTDVIAMRGILDDLRSGRAHSIAFVLPGMSSWPLPLYELALMTGAELSADRIEGVAITVVTPEPEPLAIFGPAARIALEPLLAERAVTVRTGALAAGVEPGRVILDDGEWVAADRVLALAAPSPRAPIGVPTDDGFVPVDEYGRVVGLDGVYAAGDVTARPLKQGGLAAQQGDAVAQAIAAEMGVLEQPRPYRPVIRGLLLVGGPPLYLRAALREHDATTLEPLPGASRASREALWWPPAKVAAGYLAPYFSTASPHSAKLHDRPGRPTGTRWQRPWPVAR from the coding sequence ATGAGCCGCGCGCCAGAGCGCTTGGAACAGAGGGCCCAGCGTGCTAATTTACACAGTGTTCATGTATTAAAGCGGCCCGAAAGCGAGGCGGTCGCGATGCAGAGCCGGAAGCACCTCCGGGGGCGAGCCGAACGCGCCCGGCACGTGGTCGTCGCCGGCGGCGGGATCGCTGGTCTGGAGACGGTGCTCGCCCTGCGCCGCCTGGCCGGTGACCACGTCCGCCTGACGCTGGTGACGCGGGCGGCGCTGATGGTGGAGCGACCAGCGGCCGTCGCCGAGCCCTTTCCGCGCGCCATCGCCTTCAACTCCAACCACGACGTCCGCGCGTTCGCTCACGACCAGGGCGTGGACCTGGTGTTCGACCGGCTCGTCGAGGTCCATGGGCCCGGCCGGACCGTGCTGCTGGCCAGCGGCAGGCGACCGTCCTTCGATGCGCTCGTGATCGCCACCGGCGCCGGCCTGCGCAACGCCCTGCCGGGAGCGACGACCTTCCGTGGCCGCACCGACGTCATCGCGATGCGGGGGATCCTCGACGACCTGCGCTCCGGCCGCGCGCACTCGATCGCCTTCGTGCTGCCCGGCATGTCGAGCTGGCCGCTGCCCCTCTACGAGCTCGCGCTGATGACCGGTGCAGAGCTGTCCGCCGACCGCATCGAGGGCGTTGCGATCACAGTGGTCACCCCGGAGCCCGAGCCACTGGCGATCTTCGGGCCGGCGGCTCGCATCGCTCTCGAGCCGCTGCTGGCGGAACGCGCGGTGACCGTCAGGACCGGCGCGCTCGCGGCCGGCGTGGAGCCGGGCCGGGTGATCCTCGACGACGGCGAGTGGGTCGCCGCCGATCGAGTCCTGGCGCTCGCCGCCCCGAGCCCGCGCGCGCCGATCGGGGTTCCGACGGATGATGGGTTCGTGCCGGTCGACGAATACGGGCGCGTGGTCGGGCTGGACGGCGTGTACGCCGCGGGTGACGTCACCGCGCGGCCGCTGAAGCAGGGCGGCCTGGCGGCCCAGCAGGGCGACGCGGTCGCCCAGGCCATCGCCGCGGAGATGGGCGTTCTCGAGCAGCCACGTCCATACCGGCCGGTCATCCGCGGTCTGCTGCTCGTCGGCGGACCTCCGCTGTACCTGCGCGCCGCGCTGCGCGAGCACGACGCCACGACGCTCGAGCCGCTGCCGGGGGCGTCGCGCGCTTCGCGGGAGGCGTTGTGGTGGCCGCCCGCCAAGGTCGCCGCCGGGTACCTTGCGCCGTACTTCTCCACCGCTTCCCCGCACTCGGCGAAGCTCCACGATCGTCCCGGTCGGCCGACCGGGACTCGGTGGCAACGGCCATGGCCTGTCGCGAGGTGA
- a CDS encoding glycoside hydrolase family 15 protein yields the protein MRPPASGRGAARDGYVPIADYAAIGDGRTVALVARDGSVDWLCLPDLDSPSVFAALLDADRGGRFELCPDVAADVQRRYVPDTNVLETTFTSALGIARVTDAMTLSGSGLGPTRELVRRIEGVAGCVPMRWRVAPAFGYGHIRPRIEYRGPVPVAVGGAGALAVCSWDAGRPEVDGSAISGRFEMRGGDSACIALCAAYQEPLVFPRRDDVERRLDAAAAYWREWAAQRTYDGPWRDAVIRSALTLKLLFHAPSGAIAAAATASLPEEIGGERNWDYRLCWIRDSAFTLEALMRLGCPSEAEAFFWWLLHASQLSRPKLRVLYRLDGGERAPERVLALNGYRGSRPVRVGNDAAGQTQLDIYGCLLQTAAIYTEAGGRLDREAGRRLAGVADLVARIWREPDSGIWEVRSAPRHFTHSKMMCWVALDRAIRLAAAGHLESKHVALWRGEADAIAHFVEAHCWSARLGSYTRDAGGEGLDASLLLGILLGYRGPDPRRMDATLEAVRRELGHGALLYRYSGDDGLGGTEGAFLCCSFWLVDALATMGRHDEATELMAELIDRANDVGLYAEEIDPHSGELLGNVPQGLVHLALINAAVSITASGDR from the coding sequence GTGAGGCCGCCGGCGTCGGGGCGGGGCGCGGCGCGGGACGGCTACGTCCCGATCGCCGACTATGCGGCCATCGGTGACGGGCGGACCGTCGCGCTCGTCGCGCGCGACGGGTCGGTGGACTGGCTCTGCCTCCCGGACCTCGATTCGCCCAGCGTGTTCGCTGCGCTGCTCGACGCCGACCGCGGCGGGCGCTTCGAGCTGTGTCCCGACGTCGCCGCGGACGTCCAGCGCCGCTACGTGCCGGACACCAACGTGCTGGAGACGACGTTCACGAGCGCGCTGGGGATCGCGCGCGTGACCGATGCCATGACGCTGTCAGGTTCGGGGCTCGGGCCGACGCGCGAGCTGGTCCGGCGAATCGAGGGTGTCGCCGGATGCGTTCCGATGCGCTGGCGCGTCGCCCCGGCCTTCGGCTATGGGCACATCCGGCCGAGGATCGAGTACCGCGGGCCCGTCCCCGTGGCGGTCGGCGGCGCCGGCGCGCTTGCCGTCTGCTCGTGGGACGCGGGCCGACCCGAGGTGGACGGCTCCGCGATCTCGGGGCGCTTCGAGATGCGTGGGGGCGACTCGGCGTGCATCGCGCTGTGCGCGGCGTACCAGGAGCCGCTGGTCTTTCCGCGCCGCGACGACGTCGAACGACGATTGGACGCGGCCGCGGCCTACTGGCGCGAGTGGGCGGCGCAAAGGACGTACGACGGGCCCTGGCGCGACGCGGTGATCCGCAGCGCGCTCACGCTCAAGCTCCTGTTCCATGCGCCGTCCGGCGCGATCGCCGCCGCCGCCACGGCCTCGCTGCCCGAGGAGATCGGTGGGGAGCGCAACTGGGACTATCGCCTGTGCTGGATCCGCGACTCGGCGTTCACGCTCGAGGCCCTCATGCGTCTGGGCTGCCCGAGCGAGGCCGAGGCGTTCTTCTGGTGGCTGCTGCACGCGTCGCAGCTCTCGCGCCCGAAGCTCCGGGTCCTCTACCGCCTCGACGGCGGCGAGCGGGCACCCGAGCGCGTGCTTGCCCTGAACGGCTACCGGGGCTCACGGCCCGTCCGCGTCGGCAACGATGCCGCCGGCCAGACCCAGCTCGACATCTATGGCTGTCTGCTGCAGACCGCGGCGATCTACACCGAGGCCGGCGGTCGCCTGGACCGCGAGGCCGGGCGGCGGCTGGCCGGGGTCGCCGATCTCGTTGCGCGCATCTGGCGTGAGCCGGACTCGGGCATCTGGGAGGTGCGCAGCGCGCCCCGGCACTTCACCCATTCCAAGATGATGTGCTGGGTCGCGCTCGATCGTGCCATTCGCCTGGCCGCGGCGGGCCATCTGGAGTCGAAACACGTGGCGCTGTGGCGGGGCGAGGCGGATGCCATCGCCCACTTCGTCGAGGCCCACTGCTGGTCTGCGCGCCTGGGCAGCTACACGCGGGACGCCGGCGGCGAAGGCCTCGACGCCAGCCTCCTGCTCGGGATCCTGCTCGGCTACCGCGGGCCGGATCCCCGCCGGATGGACGCCACGCTTGAGGCGGTGCGCCGCGAGCTTGGACACGGCGCTCTCCTGTACCGCTACAGCGGGGACGACGGGCTGGGCGGCACCGAGGGAGCGTTTCTGTGCTGCTCGTTCTGGCTCGTCGACGCGCTCGCCACCATGGGTCGCCATGACGAGGCCACGGAGCTGATGGCCGAGCTGATCGACCGTGCCAACGACGTCGGCCTGTACGCCGAGGAGATCGACCCCCACAGCGGCGAGCTGCTGGGCAACGTCCCGCAGGGACTCGTGCACCTCGCGCTCATCAACGCCGCCGTGTCCATCACGGCTTCGGGCGACCGATGA
- a CDS encoding NAD(P)/FAD-dependent oxidoreductase translates to MTSAQTFVIIGAGLAGAKAAEALREEGFDGRVVLLGAEDERPYERPPLSKEYLRGEAQREKIFVHPEGFYVEHDVELRTSAAVRGIDAATREVVLDGDQRLPYDRALLATGAQPHRLKIPGADLDEVYELRTVADCDRLRERLSQGGRLVVIGAGWIGAEVAASARTLGLDVTVIDPAAVPLERVLGTQVGGIYRDIHADHGVRLMLGTGVEAFEGSDRVERVRTTDGRVVDADLVVVGVGVAPRTELARAAGAAVDNGVLVDDRLRTSLPDVFAAGDIANARHPLFERLRVEHWSNALHQGPAAARNMLGLDRPYDRLPYFFSDQYDVGMEYTGYAADWDEIVFRGDPATREFIVFWLAEGRVLAGMNVNVWDVTEPIGALIRSRSVVDVRRLADPDVPLAELVDGVAA, encoded by the coding sequence ATGACCAGCGCCCAGACGTTCGTGATCATCGGCGCCGGCCTGGCCGGCGCCAAGGCCGCCGAGGCGTTGCGCGAGGAGGGCTTCGACGGGCGCGTCGTGTTGCTCGGCGCCGAGGACGAGCGCCCGTACGAGCGTCCGCCGCTGTCGAAGGAGTACCTGCGCGGCGAGGCTCAACGCGAGAAGATCTTCGTCCACCCGGAGGGCTTCTACGTCGAGCACGACGTCGAGCTGCGCACGTCCGCGGCGGTGCGCGGCATCGACGCGGCCACCCGCGAGGTCGTGCTGGACGGCGACCAGCGGCTGCCCTACGACCGCGCGCTGCTGGCGACGGGCGCTCAGCCGCACCGGCTCAAGATCCCCGGCGCCGACCTCGACGAGGTCTACGAACTGCGCACGGTCGCCGACTGCGACCGGTTGCGTGAGCGGCTGTCGCAGGGCGGCCGGCTCGTCGTCATCGGTGCCGGATGGATCGGCGCCGAGGTGGCCGCCTCGGCCCGGACGCTGGGGCTGGACGTGACGGTCATCGACCCGGCGGCGGTGCCGCTGGAGCGCGTGCTCGGTACGCAGGTCGGCGGGATCTACCGCGACATCCATGCCGATCACGGCGTCCGCCTGATGCTCGGGACCGGGGTGGAGGCGTTCGAGGGCTCCGATCGCGTCGAGCGCGTCCGCACGACCGACGGCCGCGTCGTCGACGCCGATCTCGTGGTCGTCGGCGTGGGGGTCGCTCCGCGGACGGAGCTGGCGCGGGCCGCCGGCGCCGCCGTCGACAACGGGGTGCTCGTGGACGATCGGCTGCGCACCAGCCTGCCCGACGTGTTCGCCGCGGGCGACATCGCCAACGCTCGGCATCCGCTGTTCGAGCGGCTGCGCGTCGAGCACTGGTCCAACGCCCTGCATCAGGGTCCCGCCGCGGCGCGCAACATGCTCGGCCTGGACCGGCCGTACGATCGGCTGCCCTACTTCTTCTCCGACCAGTACGACGTCGGCATGGAGTACACCGGCTACGCCGCCGACTGGGACGAGATCGTCTTTCGCGGCGACCCGGCGACCCGCGAGTTCATCGTGTTCTGGCTGGCCGAGGGCCGGGTCCTGGCGGGCATGAACGTCAACGTGTGGGACGTCACCGAGCCCATCGGGGCCCTCATCCGCTCGCGCTCCGTCGTCGACGTGCGCCGGCTCGCCGACCCGGACGTTCCCCTCGCCGAGCTGGTCGACGGCGTCGCTGCCTGA
- a CDS encoding DUF488 domain-containing protein translates to MDLRVKRVYDDPSATDGYRVLIDRLWPRGVSRERAKLDRWEPELAPTADLRRWFGHDPARFAEFRRRYIDELRDRRQLLSALRRRARDGTVTLVYSARDTEHNDAVVLAEVLRLGLPANREAER, encoded by the coding sequence GTGGATCTCCGCGTCAAGCGGGTGTACGACGACCCCTCCGCGACCGACGGCTATCGCGTGCTGATCGACCGGCTGTGGCCGCGAGGGGTGTCGCGCGAGCGGGCCAAGCTCGATCGCTGGGAGCCGGAGCTCGCCCCGACGGCTGATCTCCGGCGGTGGTTCGGGCACGACCCCGCCCGCTTCGCGGAGTTCCGCCGGCGGTACATCGACGAGCTGCGTGACCGGCGTCAGCTTCTGAGCGCGCTGCGACGACGGGCCCGGGACGGCACGGTCACGCTCGTCTACTCCGCCCGCGACACCGAGCACAACGATGCGGTCGTGCTCGCCGAGGTCCTGCGGCTCGGGCTCCCGGCGAATCGCGAGGCAGAACGCTGA